One Trichoderma asperellum chromosome 5, complete sequence genomic region harbors:
- a CDS encoding mitochondrial 54S ribosomal protein uL1m (BUSCO:EOG092D3LA0), producing MAPIDRCLASVAKLTLSQPSIRPVVPTIPRFLAPALIQSRQASVIRTKKTTKKKAVPKDFKRHNLEKRGFPQHTLCDAMRVLRAIEVGQPPATIKYEIHINLKTARNGPVIKNSIRLPHPVQSDWQIAVICPEGSDIATAATAAGAVAVGEETLFEAIRQEKIDFDRLICHENSEKALNKAGLGRILGPKGLMPSKRMKTIVNDVVKSIRDSAGAADYRERQGVIRMAIGQLGHTPDQLKANIQALLKKVKAECAEISEEVSKEVHEVILSTTNGPALSLNGKLNEAESTLTVEALSGVM from the exons ATGGCACCAATTGATCGATGCTTGGCCTCCGTGGCCAAGCTGACGCTCTCCCAGCCATCAATACGACCGGTCGTGCCGACGATACCCCGATTCCTCGCACCTGCGCTGATTCAGTCCCGACAAGCCTCTGTTATCCGgacaaagaagacgacgaaaaagaaggctGTCCCCAAGGACTTTAAGCGACACaacttggagaagaggggatTCCCACAGCACACACTATGCGATGCTATGAG AGTTCTCCGAGCCATCGAGGTCGGCCAACCTCCCGCTACGATCAAGTACGAGATTCACATCAACCTTAAAACGGCTAGGAACGGCCCTGTCATAAAAAACAGCATCAGACTGCCGCATCCCGTTCAGAGCGATTGGCAGATTGCCGTCATATGCCCTGAAGGTAGCGACATCGCGACTGCTGCCACCGCTGCGGGTGCTGTCGCCGTTGGAGAGGAGACCCTCTTCGAAGCTATCCGCCAAGAAAAGATTGATTTCGACCGCCTTATTTGCCACGAGAATAGCGAAAAGGCCCTAAACAAGGCCGGTCTGGGAAGAATTTTGGGTCCCAAGGGTCTGATGCCAagcaagaggatgaagacgattGTAAACGATGTGGTGAAGTCGATTCGCGACTCCGCCGGCGCTGCGGATTACCGTGAGAGACAGGGCGTCATTCGAATGGCAATTGGACAGCTTGGCCACACTCCTGATCAGCTCAAGGCCAACATCCAAgcgctgctgaagaaggtCAAGGCAGAGTGTGCCGAGATCTCGGAGGAAGTTTCAAAAGAAGTTCATGAGGTCATTTTGAGCACAACAAATGGCCCGGCGCTGAGTTTGAATGGCAAGTTGAACGAGGCGGAGAGCACGCTTACAGTCGAAGCACTGTCAGGCGTCATGTAA
- a CDS encoding uncharacterized protein (EggNog:ENOG41) has translation MSSPPTRDTPSVPNSPGSDTRLCPDASRQPSPSVLKDYLLHNAPEYRRLDALRQKGWENKAGDVFFQQQRQRADHPDKQTITFFYKMMKGIAKEMNSTTGGALRVHTRRPDKPQILDFCTAPGGFLESAIKINFGARATAFSLPPTQGGHEIIMPLDSSVVFKYADVTMFAGDMGYTDVPTENPDAEKFVLERSVHPEQRFHLIFCDGQVLRTHVRAAYRERWEARRLTATQLAIGLEHVSPGGTMVVLLHKLDAPDTASLLYTFSKFSTIQLFKPKKAHAKRSSFYMVARDIHNDLPQAREAIEAWKLMWKILTFAPDEDRWKAADGHMDEQLLVEQFGPDLVRLGRSIWEIQAEALEKAPFMQAGQN, from the exons ATGTCATCACCACCCACCAGAGATACACCGAGCGTGCCCAACTCGCCGGGGTCAGACACGAGATTGTGCCCTGATGCGAGCAGACAGCCCAGCCCCAGTGTATTGAAGGACTATCTGCTCCATAATGCCCCGGAGTATCGGCGGCTGGACGCGTTGCGGCAAAAG GGATGGGAGAACAAGGCTGGAGATGTATTCTTCCAACAGCAGAGACAGCGAGCGGATCATCCAGATAAACAAACGATTACGTTTTTCTATAAGATGATGAAGGGGATTGCAAAAGAGATGAACTCGACGACTGGCGGCGCGCTCCGCGTCCACACGAGAAGACCAGATAAACCGCAGATTCTAGACTTCTGTACGGCTCCGGGTGGGTTCCTCGAATCGGCCATCAAGATTAATTTTGGGGCTAGAGCCACGGCGTTCAGCTTGCCGCCCACCCAGGGAGGACATGAGATCATCATGCCGCTAGATTCCAGCGTGGTGTTCAAGTATGCGGACGTCACCATGTTCGCTGGAGACATGGGTTACACGGACGTGCCAACAGAGAACCCTGATGCTGAGAAATTTGTGTTGGAGCGTAGCGTTCACCCTGAGCAGCGcttccatctcatcttctGCGACGGGCAGGTTCTGAGAACCCATGTCCGCGCTGCCTATCGGGAGCGGTGGGAGGCGCGGCGTCTGACAGCTACACAGCTCGCCATTGGGCTCGAACACGTCTCGCCTGGCGGAACCATGGTGGTGCTTTTGCATAAGCTAGATGCCCCCGACACTGCGAGCTTGCTGTACACGTTTAGCAAGTTCTCTACTATCCAGCTCTTTAAGCCGAAGAAGGCTCATGCGAAGAGATCCTCGTTCTACATGGTTGCCAGGGATATCCATAACGATTTGCCGCAGGCAAGGGAGGCCATCGAAGCGTGGAAGCTCATGTGGAAGATTCTGACTTTTGCTCCCGATGAAGATCGCTGGAAGGCGGCGGATGGTCACATGGATGAACAACTGCTGGTGGAGCAGTTTGGGCCAGACCTTGTAAGGCTCGGGAGGAGCATTTGGGAGATTCAGGCCGAAGCTCTCGAGAAAGCGCCGTTCATGCAGGCCGGGCAGAATTGA